A stretch of the Rhizomicrobium sp. genome encodes the following:
- a CDS encoding amidase family protein: MATNDTDQLLLTGSVAAIGAALRKKEISIRESVSWYLARIEAFNQKGPALNAVKDVSSHAVADAKALDDELAAGQDRGPLHGIPILIKDNVFIADEYTTTAGVTALKDFVPKTTATLVRRLQDAGAIILGKTKLTEFADYVSDIMPAEFSGAGGVVRNPHGISYGRGQGSSVGSAASVAAGFAPLAIGGETQNSIQTPSSYSSVVGFKASVGMIARTGIMPLVPSQDAPGPIARCVGDAALVFAAIGGADPRDAVSIQMQMQCDNARGRGLESLGHVRIGVPRIAMANREQFAGVMPQFEAALSALSKAGAQIVDPCDLPSAEQMQEVRSCVFRTEFKAALNAFLEDYNAPCGIASLAALIRWNEAHPQHIPYGQSLLLAAEETRGLSDPQYLADRARDIALSRQGGIDAALYAGDADVLIAPMGAAAKLTGKAGGPTLAIPFGLDATGTPFGITLYTALGRDRLLLAVGRLVERAIARRVLPKL, translated from the coding sequence ATGGCAACCAACGACACCGATCAATTGCTGCTAACGGGTTCGGTCGCGGCCATCGGCGCGGCGCTCCGCAAGAAGGAAATCTCGATCCGAGAGTCGGTGAGCTGGTACCTGGCTCGGATCGAGGCGTTCAACCAGAAAGGGCCAGCGCTCAATGCGGTGAAGGACGTCTCGAGCCACGCCGTGGCGGACGCGAAGGCGCTGGACGACGAACTGGCCGCGGGCCAGGACCGCGGTCCGCTTCACGGCATTCCGATCCTGATCAAGGACAACGTCTTCATCGCCGACGAATACACCACCACCGCCGGCGTGACCGCGCTGAAGGATTTCGTGCCCAAGACGACGGCGACGCTCGTCCGCCGGCTCCAGGACGCGGGCGCGATCATTCTCGGCAAGACCAAGCTGACGGAATTCGCCGACTATGTCTCCGACATCATGCCGGCCGAATTCAGCGGCGCCGGCGGCGTCGTGCGCAATCCGCACGGCATCTCCTATGGCCGCGGCCAGGGATCGAGCGTCGGCTCGGCCGCCTCCGTCGCTGCGGGCTTCGCGCCGCTCGCCATCGGCGGCGAGACGCAGAATTCGATCCAGACGCCGTCGAGCTATTCCTCGGTGGTCGGCTTCAAGGCCAGCGTCGGCATGATCGCCCGCACCGGCATCATGCCGCTGGTGCCGAGTCAGGATGCGCCTGGCCCCATCGCGCGCTGCGTCGGGGATGCCGCGCTGGTGTTCGCAGCGATCGGCGGCGCCGATCCGCGCGACGCCGTCTCGATCCAGATGCAGATGCAGTGCGACAATGCCCGGGGGCGCGGCCTGGAGAGCCTTGGCCATGTGCGCATCGGCGTGCCGCGCATCGCGATGGCGAACCGCGAGCAGTTCGCCGGCGTCATGCCACAATTCGAAGCGGCGCTGAGCGCATTGTCGAAAGCGGGCGCGCAGATCGTCGATCCCTGTGATCTTCCCAGCGCCGAGCAGATGCAGGAGGTCCGCTCCTGCGTGTTCCGGACCGAGTTCAAGGCGGCGCTCAATGCCTTCCTTGAAGACTACAATGCGCCTTGCGGGATCGCATCGCTCGCGGCGCTGATCCGCTGGAACGAGGCGCATCCGCAGCATATCCCCTATGGCCAGTCGCTGCTGCTTGCGGCGGAGGAAACGCGCGGCCTTTCCGATCCGCAATATCTGGCGGATCGCGCCCGCGACATCGCGCTTAGCCGCCAGGGCGGTATCGATGCCGCGCTCTATGCCGGCGATGCCGATGTGCTGATTGCGCCCATGGGCGCCGCCGCCAAGCTGACCGGCAAGGCCGGCGGCCCGACGCTGGCCATCCCCTTCGGCCTCGACGCGACGGGAACGCCGTTCGGCATCACGCTCTATACCGCGCTGGGCCGCGACCGGCTGCTGCTGGCCGTCGGCCGGCTCGTCGAACGCGCCATCGCAAGACGCGTGCTTCCCAAGCTTTAG
- a CDS encoding VOC family protein, with translation MSISSLAYVGLNVADVGAWTRFAVDIVGAQDAGDGAGGERQLRLDGRVCRLALHDDASDDLAYAGFEAPDEASVAALAAALRAKDIAVRALTAAEADRRHAQGGIAVRDPDGLAVEIVHGLRETSMPFRSQTGAAFVTGAQGLGHIVISAPDVARSLEFYRTLGFKVSDYIETSLGPGTHVNLVFLHCNARHHTLALLPLPTPKRLNHLMFEVAAIDGVLEAYYRAQRSGFPIVRHMGRHTNDRMLSFYARTPAGFDVEYGCDPIHVGADWAVRTYDAISLWGHEA, from the coding sequence ATGTCCATCTCGAGCCTTGCCTATGTCGGCCTGAACGTCGCCGATGTCGGCGCATGGACACGGTTTGCGGTCGACATCGTCGGCGCGCAGGACGCCGGCGACGGTGCCGGCGGCGAACGGCAGTTGCGCCTGGACGGGCGGGTCTGCCGGCTGGCGCTGCACGACGATGCCTCCGACGACCTGGCCTATGCCGGCTTCGAAGCGCCGGACGAGGCGTCGGTCGCCGCGCTGGCGGCCGCCTTGCGGGCGAAGGACATCGCGGTCCGCGCGCTGACGGCGGCGGAAGCGGACCGGCGCCATGCGCAAGGCGGCATCGCGGTGCGCGACCCCGATGGCCTGGCGGTCGAAATCGTCCACGGCCTGCGCGAGACGTCGATGCCGTTCCGGTCGCAGACGGGTGCGGCCTTCGTCACCGGCGCGCAGGGCCTCGGCCACATCGTCATCTCCGCGCCGGACGTCGCCCGCAGCCTCGAATTCTACCGAACGCTGGGATTCAAGGTCAGCGATTACATCGAGACCTCGCTGGGGCCCGGCACCCATGTGAATCTGGTGTTCCTGCATTGCAATGCGCGCCACCACACGCTTGCGCTGCTGCCCCTGCCGACGCCCAAGCGGCTCAACCATCTGATGTTCGAGGTCGCAGCGATCGATGGCGTGCTCGAGGCCTATTACCGCGCCCAGCGAAGCGGCTTTCCGATCGTCCGCCACATGGGCCGGCATACCAATGACCGCATGCTCTCCTTCTACGCGCGGACGCCGGCGGGGTTCGACGTCGAATATGGCTGCGACCCGATCCATGTCGGCGCCGACTGGGCGGTGCGGACCTACGACGCCATCAGCCTCTGGGGCCACGAGGCCTGA
- a CDS encoding SDR family oxidoreductase — MDLGIAGRTAIVCGGSAGLGRGAASALAREGVVVWIAARDKARLERAAGEIAAETHGTVHAVPADVTTEDGRGALLAACPQPDILVNNAGGPPPGDFRSWSREDWIKALDANMLSAILLIKATIDGMIARRFGRIVNVTSHMVKQPLGLLGLSNGARSGLTGFVGGVARDVAAHNVTLNNLLPGQFDTDRLRSNHRKFAAARKIDYEDFRADAGRQIPAGRFGQPDEFGAACAFLCSKHAGYITGQNLLLDGGQYPGLF, encoded by the coding sequence ATGGATCTTGGAATAGCAGGCCGCACCGCCATCGTGTGCGGCGGCAGCGCCGGGCTCGGCCGCGGCGCCGCATCGGCGCTGGCGCGCGAGGGCGTCGTCGTCTGGATCGCCGCGCGCGACAAGGCGCGGTTGGAACGGGCTGCCGGCGAGATCGCAGCGGAGACGCACGGGACGGTCCACGCGGTGCCGGCCGACGTCACCACGGAAGACGGCCGCGGCGCCCTGCTTGCGGCCTGCCCCCAGCCGGACATCCTAGTCAACAATGCGGGCGGCCCGCCGCCCGGCGATTTCCGCAGCTGGTCGCGCGAGGACTGGATCAAGGCCCTCGACGCCAACATGCTGTCGGCGATCCTGCTCATCAAAGCGACGATCGACGGCATGATCGCGCGGCGCTTCGGCCGCATCGTCAACGTCACCAGCCATATGGTGAAGCAGCCGCTCGGCCTGCTGGGCCTGTCGAACGGCGCGCGCTCGGGTCTCACCGGATTCGTCGGCGGCGTGGCGCGCGACGTCGCCGCCCACAATGTCACGCTCAACAATCTGCTGCCGGGCCAGTTCGACACCGATCGGCTGCGGTCGAACCACCGGAAATTCGCGGCGGCGCGGAAGATCGACTATGAGGATTTCCGCGCCGACGCCGGCCGGCAGATCCCGGCCGGCCGCTTCGGCCAGCCGGACGAGTTCGGCGCCGCCTGCGCCTTCCTGTGCAGCAAGCACGCCGGCTACATCACGGGACAGAACCTCCTGCTCGATGGCGGGCAATATCCCGGCCTGTTCTGA
- a CDS encoding TonB-dependent receptor yields the protein MTADSVAKRRRCILLAGAAIGALFCSMPAAGAADTIEMVVVTAQKTAQPVSKVPLTISALAGDQLANHHYDDLEDFKGLVPGLNVNNYAGEARVNIRGIGMNSLSFGVDSQVAVNLNDVYLSSARAADQAFLDVDRIEVVRGPQGTLYGRNATGGAVNIITKLPTDQFEGYAQLKYGNYNDIGSQFVVSGPLVDDTVLGRFAFSSEDHDGYSLNLFDGKRYDDAHTKTARGTLVFNLADDLTLNLIADYHQEDDGNNADHLFGKSPGFPVMTGVFLGGSTVPLNAAGQSVDPRLLDINTLPENKQKVGGIVANLTWKLNDVLTVRSITAYRQEDIALTLDFDETTTPFPTAVPGKDFEAYEGEAQTTEELQLIGDLGWINWVTGLYYMHDDVDPGYFYDGVNFGAPTAPFLGYLRLGGTTVTDAYALFGQATVKLTDKLNFTAGLRYSYEERSSTSLQAIPAFGAVATDARSAGFHDLSPKFTVDYQWWDGLMTFVTIGKGFQSGGFDISASPPLVAFQPEVVWDYEGGVKYYNDWLAADVSAFHYDYSNLQVAQIVNGLPTTTNAASSKINGVELSATVLPTTGLSLTETFAYTDAYFTKFVENDTLTGLPVDLAGNQLPGAPKYSSNLTVEYTVPIGGDSLSLLGEWNWHDRLYYTEFNSDQISQPAVSTFNASIRYTFDDGNWVAEIYGKNLSDALIKSQVWITGAGYGAMAEGQLAPPLTFGAQVRYSFN from the coding sequence ATGACCGCCGATTCCGTCGCCAAAAGACGTCGTTGTATACTTCTCGCCGGTGCCGCCATCGGCGCGCTTTTCTGCAGTATGCCGGCGGCCGGCGCGGCGGACACGATCGAGATGGTGGTCGTGACCGCGCAGAAGACCGCGCAGCCGGTCTCGAAAGTACCGTTGACGATCTCCGCCCTTGCCGGCGACCAGCTCGCCAATCACCATTACGACGATCTCGAGGACTTCAAAGGCCTTGTGCCGGGCTTGAACGTCAACAACTATGCAGGCGAGGCGCGCGTCAACATTCGCGGCATCGGCATGAACAGCCTGAGCTTCGGCGTCGACTCCCAGGTCGCGGTCAATCTCAACGATGTTTATCTGTCCAGCGCACGTGCTGCGGACCAGGCGTTTCTGGACGTCGACCGCATCGAAGTCGTGCGCGGTCCGCAAGGAACGCTGTATGGGCGCAATGCGACCGGCGGCGCCGTGAACATCATCACCAAGCTGCCGACCGACCAATTCGAGGGCTACGCCCAGCTTAAATACGGCAACTACAACGACATCGGCTCGCAATTCGTCGTCAGCGGCCCCCTGGTCGACGACACGGTGCTCGGCCGCTTCGCCTTCAGCAGCGAGGACCATGACGGCTATTCGCTCAATCTCTTCGACGGCAAGCGCTATGACGACGCCCACACCAAGACCGCGCGCGGCACGCTGGTGTTCAATCTCGCGGACGATCTCACGCTCAACCTGATCGCGGACTATCACCAGGAAGACGACGGCAACAATGCCGACCACCTGTTCGGGAAGTCGCCGGGCTTTCCCGTCATGACCGGCGTCTTCCTGGGCGGCTCGACCGTTCCGCTGAATGCCGCCGGACAGTCGGTCGATCCGCGACTGCTCGATATCAACACGCTGCCGGAGAACAAGCAGAAGGTCGGCGGCATCGTCGCCAATCTGACCTGGAAGCTGAACGACGTCCTCACGGTGCGGTCGATCACGGCCTATCGCCAGGAAGACATCGCCCTGACGCTCGATTTCGACGAGACCACGACACCGTTCCCGACCGCCGTGCCGGGCAAGGATTTCGAAGCTTATGAAGGCGAGGCGCAGACGACCGAAGAGCTGCAGCTGATCGGCGATCTGGGCTGGATCAACTGGGTGACCGGCCTTTACTACATGCACGACGACGTCGATCCGGGCTATTTCTACGACGGCGTCAATTTCGGTGCGCCGACGGCCCCGTTCCTCGGCTATCTCCGCCTCGGCGGCACGACGGTGACGGATGCCTATGCCCTGTTCGGCCAGGCGACCGTCAAGCTCACCGACAAGCTCAATTTCACGGCCGGACTGCGCTACAGCTACGAGGAGCGCTCATCCACGTCGCTCCAGGCCATCCCGGCGTTCGGCGCCGTCGCCACCGATGCGCGGTCGGCCGGCTTTCACGATCTGTCGCCGAAATTCACCGTCGATTATCAGTGGTGGGACGGCCTCATGACCTTCGTGACGATCGGCAAGGGCTTTCAGAGCGGCGGCTTCGACATCAGCGCCTCGCCGCCGCTGGTCGCGTTCCAGCCCGAAGTGGTCTGGGACTACGAAGGCGGCGTGAAATACTACAATGACTGGCTTGCTGCCGACGTTTCCGCCTTCCACTACGACTATTCGAACCTGCAGGTGGCGCAGATCGTGAACGGGCTGCCGACGACGACCAACGCGGCGAGCTCGAAGATCAACGGCGTGGAGCTGTCCGCCACCGTGCTGCCGACGACGGGCCTGTCGCTCACCGAGACCTTCGCCTACACCGATGCCTATTTCACCAAATTCGTCGAGAACGACACCTTGACCGGCCTGCCGGTCGATCTGGCCGGCAACCAGCTTCCCGGCGCGCCGAAATATTCGTCGAACCTGACGGTGGAATACACAGTGCCGATCGGCGGCGATTCGCTGAGCCTGCTCGGCGAATGGAATTGGCATGACCGGCTATACTACACGGAGTTCAACTCCGACCAGATTTCCCAGCCTGCGGTATCCACCTTCAATGCGTCCATCCGCTATACGTTCGACGACGGCAACTGGGTGGCGGAGATCTACGGCAAGAACCTGTCCGATGCGCTGATCAAGTCGCAGGTCTGGATCACCGGTGCGGGCTATGGCGCAATGGCGGAGGGCCAGCTGGCGCCACCGCTGACCTTCGGCGCCCAAGTCCGCTATTCCTTCAACTGA
- a CDS encoding gluconate 2-dehydrogenase subunit 3 family protein, producing MSNAPHSGLSRRAAIRQAIACGTVAVLLPGCREQASNAAPAIFTQSERQTLAAIGEALVPGAAAAGIVDFVAAMLADADPMLCYRFVSFPMPPADFYKATLAAIADLSHGVIDAALIGRMLSPDLKGWQGPPPALAYFVIRNDAADVVYGGEDAYTRLDVPYMAHIAPPGRW from the coding sequence GTGAGCAACGCGCCGCATAGCGGCCTTTCCCGGCGCGCCGCCATCCGCCAGGCGATCGCATGCGGCACCGTTGCGGTTCTCTTGCCGGGTTGCCGCGAACAGGCTTCGAACGCCGCGCCGGCGATCTTCACGCAGAGCGAACGGCAAACGCTGGCAGCGATCGGCGAAGCGCTGGTGCCGGGCGCCGCCGCCGCCGGGATCGTCGATTTCGTCGCCGCCATGCTCGCCGATGCCGATCCGATGCTCTGCTACCGCTTCGTGAGCTTCCCCATGCCGCCGGCGGATTTCTACAAGGCCACGTTGGCCGCGATCGCCGATCTGTCTCACGGCGTCATCGACGCCGCGCTGATCGGCCGGATGCTGTCGCCGGATTTGAAAGGCTGGCAGGGACCGCCACCGGCATTGGCCTATTTCGTCATCCGCAACGATGCGGCCGATGTCGTGTATGGCGGCGAAGATGCTTACACGCGTCTCGACGTGCCCTACATGGCGCATATCGCGCCGCCCGGCCGCTGGTAG
- a CDS encoding non-heme iron oxygenase ferredoxin subunit has protein sequence MTDRVMPSAMDELGSKKASQGMVALCRTDDVPDEGGFRVELEGLEALAVFRSGGEYFVTDDECTHGNASLCDGEVIGEEIECPFHRGTFNLRTGEPTSSPCTIALRTYRSEIRDGVVYAEIARPGTR, from the coding sequence TTGACCGACCGCGTCATGCCGTCCGCCATGGATGAACTCGGATCGAAAAAGGCTTCGCAAGGCATGGTTGCGCTGTGCCGGACGGACGACGTGCCGGACGAAGGTGGCTTTCGGGTCGAATTGGAGGGGTTGGAGGCGCTGGCGGTGTTCCGCTCCGGCGGCGAATATTTCGTGACGGACGACGAATGCACGCATGGCAACGCCTCGCTCTGCGACGGGGAGGTCATCGGCGAGGAGATCGAGTGTCCGTTCCATCGCGGTACGTTCAATCTGCGGACCGGGGAGCCGACATCTTCGCCCTGCACCATCGCGCTCAGGACCTATCGGTCGGAAATCCGCGATGGCGTCGTCTATGCCGAGATCGCCCGGCCGGGCACGCGCTGA
- a CDS encoding glucose 1-dehydrogenase: protein MSRNKVAIVTGASRGIGAAIARELAAQGFAIAVNYASRRDGADTTVEAIVKAGGSAMAIQGAVQDTADLDRLFAAVQDKWGRLDVLVNNAGVGATAPLDQIDAAQIDAAVGVNLKGMLLASQRAARAIGPDGGSIVNVSSALAAQPMPGQVIYAATKAAIESATRVLAQELGGRKIRVNAVAPGPVETDLLPLNDDMRGYINSKTPLGRVGQPVDIAKVIAFLVSEAGGWITGQVIGTDGGLRL, encoded by the coding sequence ATGAGCAGGAACAAGGTTGCGATCGTCACCGGTGCAAGCCGCGGCATCGGTGCGGCAATCGCGCGCGAACTGGCGGCCCAGGGCTTCGCGATTGCGGTGAATTATGCCAGCCGCCGGGACGGCGCCGATACGACGGTCGAGGCCATCGTCAAAGCCGGCGGCAGCGCCATGGCGATCCAGGGTGCCGTCCAGGACACCGCCGACCTCGACCGGCTGTTCGCGGCCGTCCAGGACAAGTGGGGACGGCTCGATGTCCTGGTGAACAATGCCGGCGTCGGCGCCACGGCGCCGCTCGACCAGATCGACGCCGCGCAGATCGACGCCGCGGTCGGGGTCAATTTGAAGGGCATGCTTCTGGCAAGCCAGCGTGCCGCCCGCGCCATTGGGCCCGACGGGGGCTCCATCGTGAACGTCAGTTCGGCGCTTGCGGCGCAGCCGATGCCGGGTCAGGTCATCTACGCTGCCACCAAGGCCGCCATCGAATCCGCGACGCGCGTGCTGGCGCAGGAACTGGGCGGCCGCAAGATCCGAGTCAACGCGGTTGCGCCTGGCCCTGTCGAAACCGATCTTCTGCCGCTGAACGACGATATGCGGGGCTATATCAACAGCAAGACACCGCTCGGCCGTGTCGGTCAGCCCGTCGACATCGCAAAGGTTATCGCTTTCCTGGTCAGCGAAGCCGGCGGCTGGATCACGGGCCAGGTCATCGGAACCGACGGCGGTCTGCGCCTTTGA
- a CDS encoding GMC family oxidoreductase, with protein sequence MSEADVVIVGSGATGSLLAARLGSAGRKVVVLEGGPQRRLEQLYSSTVWSRRLKWNGPPARMAGENPVTFPFEAGWGTGGSALHHYACWFRLHENDFKLATLYGKGLDWPLAYDDLRPWYDAVQEEIGISGDARQEVWRPPGAPYPMPPQPVFRQGEILAAGFAKQGLRVAPLPMAINSVAYKGRPACIQDGWCDAGCPTGALANPITIFGQTMRRTGVEIRHDCFVSRILTDPAGRRADAVEYFDKDGAKRTITAKLVIVAAFAVQTPRILLNSASDRHPAGLANSSGLVGRCFTAHAATNFYGMFADETDVYLGRTGGQLMSQESYAKDPRKGYVSGYTWRLGSALKLADLGGIANARADLFGADYAAFMEKAAKHLATASVLVENLASPDNRIALTAEKDRFGVPLAKLTHTLGPDARMCMTAAAAEGKAIFQAAGASEAWSAPIRTEHMMGGTVMGSDPRKSVTDSYGRAHDLDNLFIAGPGLFPAVGAVNPTFTASALAARTASHIVDQWSALGGA encoded by the coding sequence ATGAGCGAAGCCGATGTGGTGATTGTCGGCAGTGGCGCGACCGGCAGCCTGCTGGCGGCGCGGCTGGGATCGGCCGGCCGTAAGGTCGTGGTCCTGGAAGGCGGACCACAGCGCAGGCTGGAGCAGTTGTACAGTTCGACCGTCTGGTCGCGGCGCCTGAAATGGAACGGTCCGCCGGCACGGATGGCGGGCGAGAATCCGGTGACGTTTCCCTTCGAGGCTGGCTGGGGCACGGGTGGCTCCGCACTGCATCACTATGCGTGCTGGTTCCGCCTGCATGAGAACGATTTCAAGCTCGCCACGCTGTACGGCAAGGGCCTGGACTGGCCGCTCGCCTATGATGATCTGCGACCCTGGTACGATGCGGTGCAGGAAGAAATCGGCATCTCGGGCGATGCCCGGCAGGAAGTCTGGCGGCCGCCGGGGGCTCCCTATCCCATGCCGCCGCAGCCCGTGTTTCGCCAAGGCGAAATCCTAGCCGCCGGCTTTGCCAAACAGGGTCTTCGCGTCGCCCCGCTGCCGATGGCGATCAACTCGGTCGCCTATAAAGGCCGGCCGGCCTGCATCCAGGACGGCTGGTGCGATGCCGGATGCCCCACCGGCGCGCTGGCAAATCCGATTACGATCTTCGGCCAGACCATGCGTCGCACGGGCGTGGAAATCCGCCACGATTGCTTCGTCTCCCGCATCCTGACGGACCCCGCCGGGCGCCGCGCCGATGCGGTGGAGTATTTCGATAAGGACGGCGCAAAACGAACCATCACGGCCAAGCTCGTGATCGTGGCGGCCTTTGCCGTGCAGACGCCGCGCATTCTCCTCAATTCGGCCAGCGATCGTCACCCGGCGGGCCTTGCAAACTCCAGCGGGCTGGTCGGCCGCTGTTTCACGGCCCATGCCGCCACGAATTTCTACGGAATGTTCGCGGACGAAACGGACGTCTATCTGGGACGCACCGGCGGCCAACTGATGTCCCAGGAAAGTTACGCGAAAGACCCGCGCAAGGGATATGTGAGCGGCTACACATGGCGGCTCGGTTCGGCGCTCAAGCTTGCCGACCTCGGCGGTATCGCAAACGCCCGCGCCGATCTGTTCGGCGCGGATTACGCGGCGTTCATGGAGAAGGCGGCAAAGCATCTGGCGACGGCCAGCGTTCTGGTCGAAAACCTGGCCTCGCCGGACAACAGGATCGCGCTCACCGCGGAAAAGGACCGTTTCGGCGTGCCGCTGGCCAAGCTAACCCACACGTTGGGACCGGACGCCAGAATGTGCATGACTGCTGCGGCTGCGGAGGGAAAGGCGATCTTTCAGGCCGCCGGTGCTTCAGAAGCCTGGTCTGCGCCGATCCGCACCGAACACATGATGGGCGGCACGGTGATGGGCAGCGACCCGCGCAAATCGGTCACCGACTCCTATGGGCGCGCGCACGATCTCGACAATCTCTTCATCGCGGGGCCGGGGCTGTTTCCGGCGGTCGGCGCGGTCAATCCGACCTTCACCGCAAGCGCTTTGGCGGCGCGGACGGCAAGCCATATCGTAGACCAATGGTCTGCCCTCGGTGGCGCCTGA
- a CDS encoding AraC family transcriptional regulator, with translation MVRRYRLSSKEYCFPERRIGIGFCGVQGKLPMALSMASAQTDRGSMRIHTNNVRECRDYFRAVEGGTHFFDIARPPSFGDFEHHEWALGRISLNRIDISCASDFTVTKSAPVPYFQFNFVLEGACEVKGRHGRLVAKPGDIFVVDPEQPATELWQSRMLQYLLRIERRVVENALAAELGVGLSKHLVFDPVTPDPGICAWLHQIANGCVDGAGSALMANRRVAKSIEDTLIAMVLAGFHHSESEVLARKSPSVAPYYVKRAEEHIRLHARSDLSIESIAAAAKVSPRTLFYGFKRWRGKSPMAYVRESRLALARKELEQGQEAGTTVSKAAINAGFTNFSQFSRIYKARFGETPSATLLGH, from the coding sequence ATGGTGCGCCGTTATCGACTTTCTTCTAAAGAATATTGTTTTCCAGAGAGGAGGATTGGCATAGGCTTTTGCGGCGTTCAGGGAAAGCTGCCGATGGCGTTGAGTATGGCAAGCGCGCAAACCGATCGCGGATCGATGCGCATACACACGAACAATGTGCGGGAGTGCCGGGATTATTTTCGCGCAGTCGAGGGCGGCACCCATTTTTTCGACATCGCGCGCCCGCCCAGTTTCGGGGATTTCGAACACCACGAATGGGCCCTGGGGCGGATTTCGCTCAACCGCATCGACATAAGCTGCGCCAGCGATTTCACCGTGACGAAGTCCGCGCCGGTGCCGTATTTCCAATTCAATTTTGTTTTGGAAGGCGCGTGCGAGGTCAAAGGGCGCCACGGCAGGTTGGTCGCCAAGCCGGGCGATATTTTCGTCGTCGATCCGGAGCAGCCCGCCACGGAATTGTGGCAGAGCCGCATGCTGCAATACCTGCTGCGCATCGAACGCAGGGTCGTCGAAAACGCCTTGGCTGCCGAACTCGGCGTGGGGCTCTCCAAGCACCTTGTCTTCGACCCGGTGACGCCGGATCCCGGCATCTGCGCCTGGCTGCACCAGATCGCCAATGGCTGCGTCGACGGTGCCGGCTCGGCCTTGATGGCGAATCGCCGCGTCGCCAAGAGCATCGAGGATACGCTGATCGCCATGGTGCTGGCCGGGTTTCACCACAGCGAATCCGAGGTGCTGGCGCGCAAGAGTCCCAGCGTCGCGCCTTATTATGTGAAGCGCGCCGAGGAGCATATCCGCCTGCACGCCCGCAGCGATCTGTCGATCGAAAGCATCGCCGCCGCCGCCAAGGTCAGCCCGCGGACACTGTTCTATGGCTTCAAGCGCTGGCGCGGGAAGTCGCCGATGGCCTATGTGCGCGAATCGCGCCTCGCCCTGGCACGCAAGGAACTGGAGCAGGGCCAGGAGGCGGGAACAACGGTCAGCAAGGCCGCGATCAATGCCGGCTTCACCAATTTCAGCCAGTTTTCCCGTATCTACAAAGCCCGTTTCGGGGAGACGCCATCGGCCACGCTGCTCGGCCATTAG
- a CDS encoding aromatic ring-hydroxylating dioxygenase subunit alpha, with protein MNAQSKMPLLAPYPELGEAPIPVEPYLSQDYYDKEIEKIFRRDWLVVGREEEIAKPGDYKVKRLDFARTSVILIRGKDGKIGAFHNVCRHRGNKVVTETGGEETLGSNKAAVVTCRFHGWVYNAKGELVDVPQQQKFPACFDRAENGLIPIHVDSWAGFIFINLAETPSRTLTEFLGGVVEHFDGYPFDDITHCHTYYAHINCNWKTGMDAFCEGYHVPTIHAGSFPGLTDYWQGDVAFNGEHRSIAFYSNGMNPPTPVGTAANALFGASIALARDEPFPLPKLVNPGRHPNWGFEQTTVFPNFLIHVGAGLWFTHQFWPVAQGKCLWEGKYYLKAPKTNAQYWAQRYAVILQRNAWLEDTATMEDTQEALLSGVLKQMNLQDDEIMLRHQFHIVNGRVNGE; from the coding sequence ATGAACGCCCAATCCAAGATGCCGCTTCTCGCGCCCTATCCCGAGCTGGGCGAGGCTCCGATTCCCGTCGAGCCGTACCTGTCGCAGGACTATTACGACAAGGAGATCGAAAAGATCTTCCGGCGCGACTGGCTGGTCGTCGGGCGCGAGGAAGAGATCGCCAAGCCGGGCGACTACAAGGTCAAGCGGCTGGACTTCGCCCGCACCTCCGTCATCCTGATCCGCGGCAAGGACGGCAAGATCGGCGCCTTCCACAATGTCTGCCGCCACCGCGGCAACAAGGTCGTGACCGAAACCGGCGGCGAGGAGACGCTCGGCAGCAACAAGGCCGCGGTCGTCACCTGCCGTTTCCATGGCTGGGTCTACAATGCGAAGGGCGAACTGGTCGACGTGCCGCAGCAGCAGAAATTCCCCGCCTGCTTCGACCGCGCCGAAAACGGCCTGATCCCGATCCATGTCGACAGCTGGGCTGGCTTCATCTTCATCAATCTCGCGGAGACGCCGTCCAGGACGTTGACCGAGTTCCTCGGCGGCGTCGTCGAGCATTTCGACGGCTATCCGTTCGACGACATCACGCACTGCCACACCTACTACGCGCACATAAACTGCAACTGGAAGACCGGCATGGACGCCTTCTGCGAGGGCTACCATGTGCCGACGATCCATGCCGGTTCTTTCCCCGGCCTGACCGATTACTGGCAGGGCGATGTCGCGTTCAACGGCGAGCACCGCAGCATCGCCTTCTATTCGAACGGCATGAATCCGCCGACGCCGGTGGGCACGGCGGCAAACGCGCTGTTCGGCGCGTCGATCGCCCTGGCGCGGGACGAGCCGTTTCCGCTTCCCAAGCTGGTCAATCCCGGCCGCCATCCCAATTGGGGCTTCGAGCAGACGACGGTGTTCCCGAACTTCCTGATCCATGTTGGCGCCGGCCTGTGGTTCACGCATCAGTTCTGGCCGGTCGCTCAAGGCAAATGCCTCTGGGAAGGCAAATATTATCTCAAGGCGCCGAAGACCAATGCGCAATACTGGGCGCAGCGCTATGCCGTGATCCTGCAGCGCAATGCCTGGCTGGAGGACACGGCGACCATGGAAGACACGCAGGAGGCGCTGCTGTCGGGCGTGCTGAAGCAGATGAATCTTCAGGATGACGAGATCATGCTGCGCCACCAGTTCCATATCGTGAACGGAAGGGTGAACGGCGAATGA